The DNA segment CCCCTACCTCTAGTAATGCAGGCGGTACGAGAAATTTAATTTGATACTCATCATCAACTGCCGATGCCCCTTCAAAATATACTGTTTGAGATACTGACGCGGCAACACCTAATATACCAATATCTAGTTCAGAGTAATTAGTAATATTAGCATCTATAAGGAATTCAGGATTAGTCACTGCTGTTCCACCAAGATTAAGTAAACCTACTGTTAACCCTGTACTATTATATGACGTATAATTAGCAACGCCACAATCTGCACTACCTGTAATATAAAATGCGTCATACACATTAAGGTCTTTTTGTGTATCTACCCCCACAAGAGATCCTAATGAATTTGTAATACGTATTCTATTATAGGAACTTTGCGGTGTTATCTTTAAAAAATAATCTCCAGAATCGTCTATAACAACCCTAAGTTCTGAGCTTGAAAAATCTGACACAACCCAACTATCTTTTGTAAATATAGTTGTATCATCATTTTTAACCTCTACAGAGATACGCTGATTACCCGACAAAACCCCGCCTGCTATATCAGAAAGTAATTCTCCTAGACTACCACCTAATAAATAAGAAAGTATATCATCTTCCATATCTATTTTAACATAAGACGTAGTGTTTGCTGTAAGTGTTGAAGCAAACTCAAGCTCTATATAACCCGAATAAGCTCCTGCTCCACCTGCAATACCAGAATTAGCTCGTACAGTAGCTGCCGTAGAAAGATTTTCATCTACAGCTTGGGCAACATTATCTACATACGAATCATTAGGAGGGTTAGGGTCTGATGCAAAAGACGAAACCGACTCTGCATAAACTTTAACTTGCGAAAAAGCAGCAAGAATGGGAAAGAAACAGCATATACATAGTAATGCTAATTTAAGTTGACCTTGTTTCATAGTGAAAAAATTTAGTAATTAATATTAATAATCGTGTTAGATGGATTTGAAATTCAATTTTTAACTCACAAATAGCTAAAACATTGATAATCAGATATAAATATACGAAATATAAAATCAACATCAAAAATAAACCACTAAAAACCAGAACGTTACAGCTCACACATTTTCAACACTGCCCAAAAAAACAGCCCTTACGTACCGTAAGGGCTGTTTTTTTTATTATTTTTTACAACTAAAAATTGTCTTTAGAGAATTATCTTTTTAAATATTTTTCCTTTATCGGTGATAATATTGATAATTAAAAGTTGTTGCTGCAATTGAATATTAGATATCACAATAGTACTATCTTGTATATCTTTTTTTGTATAAATAAGACTACCTCTTGCATCATAGATTGTTACATCTTTTAATTCTAAATTACCAGCATCTATAGTTACAACCCCTTCTTTTTGGTAAACTACTACGTCATTAGGCGTTATAGTAAAATTATTACCATCTAAGGCTTGTATGGTATAAATAATCTCGAAACGATTAGTAAACTGCCCTGTTTCGGTAGTAAAGGTATAATCTGCTTCTTTAAGGTTTATTGTTTGATTTGCTACATTGTCTTTTAAGTAAATATCTTGACCTTGCAGGAAAACACCATCAAAATGGTCTAGACTTATAGTATAGCTGCCAGAGATACTTGTGCCATAAGCTATAGGCACTACATCGTTTACTTCAAACTGAGGTCTTGCTTGTATACCAAGTGGTACATCTTCTACAACCGAATATAGCGCTACAACGCCATCGTGAATAAATGCCTTACCATCCCATCCGTAATCTAACCCTAATGTAGTTTGATTACTATAAGTTATAGCCATTTGTTTAAATACACCTTCATCTCCTGTAATATTAAGCCATAATCTAGAAGTTAACGACTCCTCTTGCTGATCCTGTGTAGTTCTAAAAAATTGCCCATTATTAACCCCTACACGCATATCATTATTAAACTCAATACTATTACCCGTTACTTGCACAAAAAATCCTTGTCCAGGATTTATTACCCAGTTAGAAGAATCGCCTATAAAAGTACTAGACCCTGTATCGCCACCCGAAGCAGCATTCATAGTATAAGCAGACTTGGTTACTAGTGCATATGTAGTAGCATTAGGATCGTTTCGTTTCCTCCAAAAATAAAGTGCCGAAGCCCCGTTTATAACACCTGTATTAGCATCATAAAAATCATGGATATTAATTGCCGAAGGGTAAGGATTACCTACTAAATTATAACCATTAAGCGAGTTGGTCGTCGCCACAGTTATATCGCCATTATTAGGTGTTCCTGTAAATGTACCTGTCCATATTGTACCCGGGCTTTCTTCATTTACATAAGCAGGATGATTATTAGGTGTTCTAATAAGGTAACCTGCCCCTGGTATAAAATTATTTTCACTTGGTACTATAGCAGAGTAAAGATCTGCAGCTTCGTCATAATCATAAAAACGATTAGATAATGTTGAAGGAGAAAATTCTTGTAAATTTTGCCCCACAACAGGTGACGACCATAATGTATAATCTAATCTATATAAAGGAGATGAATTTTTCTCTACAATAACATCGCCACTATTTACCACATCGTTAATCTGTATCAAGTTAGCATTATCTTCTATCATGAATACCGCATCTGATGCCACTGAAACTGCATTAGTAACAGTAAGATTACCTCCGCTATTTATAACTAAATTACCTCCTGAAAGCAAAGTAAGACTCTCTACCTCAACAGCATCTCCCGAAGCTATTATAGGTGTAATACTCTGACCGTCTATTGTCACAGCATCTGTAATTACAGGAACACCACCACACCAGTTAAGCTCATTATTCCAATCGTCATCTACCGCACCTGTCCAAGAATTAGGATTTATAGTCACAGTATGTATTGAGGAATATTCCTCTGAACATTCATTACTTTGTACCACTACTCTATAATAGGTAGTAGTTGCTACATTACTTAAACTAAGTGATGTTGT comes from the Flavobacterium arcticum genome and includes:
- a CDS encoding T9SS sorting signal type C domain-containing protein, with the translated sequence MRIKLFLFFVFISAFCSQIFAQSAGLYETYIVFGVNGNADLYYDLNADTGNYDFDGQFLGTFCQGNTNGLIFKGGEHKIYKCGGCDLTSTRIYYRVYPTGSPSGSYVSNTLNYSSGYDNGCGGQNQTWESVAYSTDVLNGLDAGNYTMEVYSDATVTCEGGTVYAGNNGSNYKATFTITPTTVGGSISGDNEFCSTVNSGLLNLLEHTGNVIRWESSSVSDFSSLVTEIENTTTSLSLSNVATTTYYRVVVQSNECSEEYSSIHTVTINPNSWTGAVDDDWNNELNWCGGVPVITDAVTIDGQSITPIIASGDAVEVESLTLLSGGNLVINSGGNLTVTNAVSVASDAVFMIEDNANLIQINDVVNSGDVIVEKNSSPLYRLDYTLWSSPVVGQNLQEFSPSTLSNRFYDYDEAADLYSAIVPSENNFIPGAGYLIRTPNNHPAYVNEESPGTIWTGTFTGTPNNGDITVATTNSLNGYNLVGNPYPSAINIHDFYDANTGVINGASALYFWRKRNDPNATTYALVTKSAYTMNAASGGDTGSSTFIGDSSNWVINPGQGFFVQVTGNSIEFNNDMRVGVNNGQFFRTTQDQQEESLTSRLWLNITGDEGVFKQMAITYSNQTTLGLDYGWDGKAFIHDGVVALYSVVEDVPLGIQARPQFEVNDVVPIAYGTSISGSYTISLDHFDGVFLQGQDIYLKDNVANQTINLKEADYTFTTETGQFTNRFEIIYTIQALDGNNFTITPNDVVVYQKEGVVTIDAGNLELKDVTIYDARGSLIYTKKDIQDSTIVISNIQLQQQLLIINIITDKGKIFKKIIL